The following coding sequences are from one Coffea arabica cultivar ET-39 chromosome 11e, Coffea Arabica ET-39 HiFi, whole genome shotgun sequence window:
- the LOC140021403 gene encoding uncharacterized protein: MPIIKVRSSSAAGLTEGRMAYDDVVYLLVEEVDELTTILGKILNIKVLQAKLFIEKVVEVIRVLEMEGPPTLPDQLVEDIAPLALPVGDFARRTKLLITSPLYDEYRMNIRRGWERMLSREVPELVEQIGLNENKLEKFLDESDFYSSWEDLRHNSAFLPCRDAVMDLLQSCRELKDAMNFFSEVGTESAFLCQHLKFLLCFAELCGRSNEWRCRQFVNGIMDVANKALDALECADIDSLRSEMREFKSNVYASAELVKENCVEKTAKEFFDGKNGKRLVLLETLERLHSFTEEIDTTCGKLGSEDRQSHNASFGRNGFPSLSVIREKFARGDLPSLPITYYLRAFPLIERRKRGRVSVRSGIRRPNKQVHYLRASGGKRRRASNIILERQMNRIESRFDLIEPSLGLVLSNSNSNSNSTSCQSEYQVQGQTLALIRARALELEREQERERELVLVLERKLELVQLELELAIELVQLDHERERQLQLELELELELELQLVLELKLERQRELMLKLECQRQLVLKLKLERQRELMLLERRLELVLLERRCQLKLEFELVRQRELVLKLEHELELEFESERNSS, translated from the exons ATGCCGATCATCAAAGTCCGTTCCTCCTCTGCTGCTG GATTGACGGAGGGAAGGATGGCTTACGATGACGTTGTTTATCTGTTGGTGGAGGAGGTGGACGAGTTAACTACTATCCTAGGCAAAATACTGAATATCAAGGTATTGCAAGCCAAGTTATTTATAGAAAAAGTTGTTGAGGTCATCAGAGTATTGGAAATGGAAGGACCCCCAACTTTGCCGGACCAATTAGTAGAAGATATTGCACCTCTTGCATTGCCTGTAGGAGATTTTGCTCGGAGAACTAAGCTACTAATTACTTCACCGCTATATGATGAGTATAGAATGAATATTCGTCGCGGCTGGGAACGAATGCTATCAAGAGAAGTGCCAGAATTAGTAGAACAGATTGGTTTAAATGAGAATAAGCTGGAGAAATTTCTTGATGAATCTGACTTCTACAGCTCCTGGGAAGATTTACGCCACAATTCAGCCTTCCTACCTTGTCGTGACGCGGTGATGGATCTGCTTCAGTCTTGTCGAGAACTCAAAGACGCCATGAACTTTTTCAGTGAAGTGGGGACTGAATCAGCTTTTCTCTGCCAACATCTAAAGTTCTTGCTGTGCTTTGCTGAGCTGTGCGGGCGTTCCAATGAATGGCGTTGCCGCCAATTTGTGAACGGCATCATGGATGTTGCTAACAAAGCTCTTGATGCGCTGGAATGTGCAGATATAGATAGTCTTAGGTCAGAGATGCGGGAATTTAAATCGAATGTATATGCTTCAGCCGAGCTTGTAAAGGAAAATTGTGTCGAGAAGACGGCCAAGGAATTTTTTGATGGGAAAAATGGAAAGCGATTGGTTTTGTTGGAGACTTTAGAAAGGCTTCATTCCTTCACGGAAGAGATTGATACTACTTGTGGGAAACTTGGCAGCGAAGATCGTCAATCGCATAACGCTTCATTTGGAAGAAATGGTTTTCCTTCACTGTCTGTGATTCGTGAGAAGTTTGCTAGAGGAGATCTTCCTTCACTGCCGATCACGTATTATCTACGTGCTTTTCCTTTAATTGAACGAAGAAAAAGAGGGAGAGTTAGTGTTAGGTCTGGTATCAGGCGACCTAACAAACAGGTTCATTATCTGCGTGCTtctggaggaaaaagaagaagagcgTCTAATATCATACTAGAGCGGCAAATGAATCGAATTGAATCGCGTTTTGatctaatcgagccgagtctcggTCTAGTTTTATCAAATTCGAACTCGAATTCGAACTCGACAAGCTGCCAATCTGAATATCAAGTTCAAGGTCAAACTCTAGCTCTAATTCGAGCTCGTGCGCTCGAGCTCGAGCGAGAGCAAGAGCGTGAGCGAGAGCTCGTGCTCGTGCTCGAGCGCAAGCTCGAGCTCGTGCAGCTTGAGCTGGAGCTGGCAATCGAGCTCGTGCAGCTCGACCACGAGCGCGAGCGCCAGCtccagctcgagctcgagctcgaactcgagctcgagctacaGCTTGTgctcgagctcaagctcgagcGCCAGCGCGAGCTCATGCTCAAGCTCGAGTGCCAGCGCCAGCTTGTGCTCAAGCTCAAGCTCGAGCGCCAACGCGAGCTCATGTTGCTCGAGCGCCGGCTCGAGCTTGTGCTGCTAGAGCGCCGGTGCCAGctcaagctcgagttcgagctcgttCGCCAACGCGAGCTCGTGCTCAAGCTCGagcacgagctcgagctcgagttcgagagCGAGCGCAACTCGAGCTAG
- the LOC113718585 gene encoding putative late blight resistance protein homolog R1A-3, whose amino-acid sequence MATYAALASLLQTLDYLLKFPLLILEVKKMKAEALKPKLDEFLLLLTAGEPSAVSSSSSGSRLWELIEETDRSLQSSVEDFIEALGRSHSADTLEIRQRLLLYFTSSTKPKFELLAEGKPQIFKEITSLEENLRKFLHSTVQDCLSGRPNHFLYRYGHVEEDLNPRELPDFFIQIVYSQVDSETPVVDSPFSSPSSETDDPYVGKLDSTVQHSNGTISFPDLEQLLSLAFRQSRLPVIVNKMGHLWRTCRRVDDSITSFSKATSDLTTLHQDIRFLLTFLKEDSSNKFCPHHELLKCMKDVADRARVPVEQCRVDYQIESIMTYPFCLLAGIPAKLQDSGKILECAVDRIFYGKKGISQYLVQASMQIQPIKEMITKINDESSSAHTSIGSMSLRHSNKDDIVVGLDDELVSLLEGLTRVPSGLEIVTILGMGGIGKTTLARKAFRHSYTEYHFYCRAWITVSQVYQVRDLLLGLLGCLGHSTDKLVEKNDAQLAEVVYRSLKGKRYLIVMDDIWSIDAWNDVKRCFPDDKTGSRILLTSRVTELASYVNAKKPPHCMSLLDTEQSWELLEKLVFGIASCPPELEKCGKLIAKRCQGLPLAIVVMAGVLSRVVKTYDCWNNFAEKVCAIISTNPEECLDILALSYNYLPHHLKACFLHMAAFPEDCEIEVQKLINLWAAEGFSDPQSSENLEQVAEEYLEDLIGRNLVFIEKECFGGKVKTCRLHDFLRELCLREAQKEDFMHVIQKRGTKRSRVGLRNQHRLSFHLDPYSDVAAAPGIPHVSSFMCFTLGTNIVPNILFFQLGFKVLRVLDIFFLHFDYFPARILKLIHLRYLALSATYELPASVSQLRNLQTLVIHGPWHCRESGSSPTLLLEFWSMPSLRHLQYSVTIYLKNPPGANSELPQLFVSKNLQTLSTIKISCCTKEVFSVMPHLKKLEICETEEDCGICEPSVLLGNLQYLKELETLECCFYKQRVEARQISFFSALPCSLRQLSLSWSYLPWEDTSLIGMLPRLEVLKLKHFAFHGPKWEPKTKGFCRLTRLLIENTDLVHWEATVHHFPRLQYLVLKSCKLLEEIPFDVEEIGTLQRIELHHCNKTTEILAREIQEQVEGIEVVIRSERNPDRA is encoded by the exons ATGGCGACTTATGCTGCACTGGCTTCTCTTCTGCAAACGCTGGATTATCTACTGAAGTTCCCGTTGTTGATCCTCGAAGTTAAGAAAATGAAAGCCGAAGCTCTCAAACCAAAACTCGATGAATTCTTATTGCTTTTGACGGCAGGAGAACCCTCTGCAgtgtcgagctcgagctcgggcTCTCGTCTGTGGGAGCTAATTGAAGAAACTGATCGATCTCTGCAATCGTCAGTAGAAGATTTTATTGAGGCACTTGGGAGGTCTCATTCAGCTGATACTTTGGAGATCAGACAAAGATTGCTACTATACTTTACTAGTAGTACAaagccaaaatttgaacttCTTGCGGAGGGAAAGCCTCAGATATTCAAGGAGATCACATCCTTGGAGGAAAATTTGAGGAAATTTCTCCACAGCACTGTCCAAGACTGCTTGTCTGGCAGGCCTAACCATTTCTTGTACCGATATGGCCATGTGGAAGAGGATCTAAATCCTCGAGAATTGCCAGATTTTTTTATACAAATTGTATATTCTCAAGTAGACAGTGAAACACCAGTAGTTGATTCCCCGTTCTCCTCACCAAGCAGTGAGACTGATGACCCCTACGTCGGCAAACTTGACTCGACCGTACAACATTCAAATGGAACCATCTCCTTTCCAGACCTTGAACAGCTGTTGTCGTTGGCATTTCGCCAGAGCCGACTTCCAGTAATTGTTAACAAGATGGGACATTTGTGGAGAACCTGTCGTCGGGTCGATGACAGCATCACTAGCTTCTCGAAAGCCACTTCCGATTTAACAACTCTCCACCAGGATATTCGGTTCTTGCTAACCTTTCTTAAGGAGGATTCTTCTAATAAATTCTGCCCTCATCATGAATTGCTGAAATGTATGAAAGATGTTGCAGATAGAGCAAGGGTTCCTGTCGAACAATGTAGGGTAGACTACCAAATCGAGTCCATTATGACGTACCCCTTTTGCTTATTGGCTGGGATTCCTGCAAAATTACAAGATTCTGGAAAGATTCTTGAGTGTGCAGTGGACAGGATTTTCTACGGAAAGAAGGGCATTTCCCAATATTTGGTGCAGGCATCAATGCAGATTCAACCCATTAAAGAAATGATTACAAAGATAAATGATGAGAGTTCAAGTGCGCACACATCAATTGGCAGCATGTCTCTACGCCATTCAAATAAGGACGACATTGTGGTGGGTCTTGATGATGAACTGGTTAGCCTCCTGGAGGGACTCACCAGAGTGCCATCAGGGCTAGAAATTGTGACCATTTTAGGGATGGGCGGCATTGGTAAGACAACTCTTGCTCGAAAAGCTTTTCGTCATTCTTACACTGAATATCACTTCTATTGCCGTGCATGGATCACAGTTTcccaagtatatcaagtcagaGATTTGTTACTGGGCCTTTTGGGCTGTCTTGGTCACTCCACTGATAAATTGGTAGAGAAAAACGACGCTCAATTAGCTGAAGTTGTGTACAGAAGTTTGAAAGGTAAGAGGTACTTGATTGTTATGGATGACATATGGAGTATCGATGCTTGGAATGATGTCAAAAGATGCTTTCCTGATGACAAAACTGGTAGTAGAATCTTATTAACCAGCCGCGTTACAGAGTTGGCTAGCTACGTCAATGCAAAGAAGCCTCCTCATTGTATGAGTCTTCTGGATACTGAGCAGAGTTGGGAACTGTTGGAGAAGCTTGTATTTGGGATAGCAAGTTGCCCACCTGAATTGGAGAAATGTGGAAAGCTTATAGCTAAACGATGCCAAGGACTACCACTAGCAATTGTTGTAATGGCTGGTGTACTTTCACGTGTcgtcaagacatatgactgttGGAATAATTTTGCAGAGAAGGTATGCGCAATCATCTCCACTAATCCAGAAGAATGCCTGGATATACTTGCTTTGAGTTACAATTATTTGCCCCATCATCTCAAAGCCTGCTTCCTCCATATGGCGGCTTTCCCTGAAGACTGTgaaatagaagttcaaaagTTGATTAATCTATGGGCTGCAGAGGGATTCTCGGATCCCCAATCTTCAGAAAATCTAGAACAGGTGGCAGAGGAGTATTTGGAAGACCTTATTGGTAGAAACTTAGTTTTCATTGAAAAGGAGTGTTTTGGAGGAAAAGTCAAGACCTGTCGTCTCCATGATTTCTTACGTGAATTATGCTTGAGAGAAGCACAGAAAGAGGACTTCATGCATGTGATACAAAAGAGAGGTACCAAACGCTCTCGAGTAGGCTTGCGTAATCAGCATCGCCTCAGTTTCCATTTGGATCCTTACAGTGATGTGGCTGCGGCACCTGGAATCCCACACGTCTCGTCTTTTATGTGTTTCACATTGGGTACTAATATTGTTCCGAATATTCTGTTCTTTCAATTAGGCTTTAAGGTGCTTAGAGTATTAGACATATTCTTTCTGCATTTTGATTACTTCCCTGCCCGAATACTAAAACTGATTCATTTGAGGTATCTTGCGCTGAGTGCTACTTATGAGCTTCCTGCATCAGTATCACAACTAAGGAATCTCCAAACGTTGGTGATTCATGGTCCATGGCACTGCCGGGAGTCTGGCAGTAGCCCAACATTGTTACTGGAGTTTTGGAGTATGCCTTCATTGAGGCATCTCCAGTATAGTGTGACCATTTATTTGAAGAATCCTCCTGGAGCTAATAGTGAACTCCCTCAGCTATTTGTTTCAAAAAACCTACAAACTCTCTCTACCATCAAAATTTCATGCTGCACAAAGGAAGTTTTCAGTGTCATGCCCCATCTCAAGAAACTTGAAATTTGTGAGACAGAAGAAGACTGCGGCATATGTGAGCCATCTGTATTACTTGGGAATCTACAGTACTTGAAAGAGCTTGAAACACTTGAGTGTTGCTTCTACAAACAAAGAGTAGAAGCGCGGCAAATATCATTTTTTTCTGCCCTGCCATGTTCTCTTAGGCAATTGAGTTTAAGTTGGAGTTATTTGCCATGGGAAGACACGAGCTTGATTGGCATGTTACCCAGACTTGAGGTGCTCAAACTCAAACATTTTGCTTTCCATGGACCTAAATGGGAGCCAAAGACTAAAGGTTTTTGTCGTCTGACACGCTTGCTGATTGAGAACACTGATTTGGTCCATTGGGAAGCCACAGTTCATCACTTTCCACGCCTTCAATATCTAGTTCTGAAGTCCTGCAAGCTCTTGGAGGAGATCCCTTTTGATGTGGAGGAAATTGGTACCCTGCAGCGAATTGAGCTGCATCACTGTAACAAAACTACCGAGATATTAGCTAGAGAAATTCAAGAACAGGTTGAAGGCATCGAAGTTGTTATTAGAAGTGAGCG GAATCCAGACCGTGCATAA